The Procambarus clarkii isolate CNS0578487 chromosome 37, FALCON_Pclarkii_2.0, whole genome shotgun sequence nucleotide sequence aatatgttacatgcacatccggtacatcgtccaccttcttctacagagccgtcggtatagcactgataaacatcgttacccatactctgagtactttcagtgatgcttttcagtgttaactgttttaataatgtagtgtgcacactatctttcttgggcgcatttacaaaatcaactgatagatcccagttatcccatggagtaattggctgattaatcattagtcgagttgggtacatatttaatattttgatggagttggctaccttgtagaaccaatatacataatcagatttcgttcttcttctatagacctcaggtgagtgcagcatattagaaagtttagcttgaaacttcattgttgtctagatctactcaatgccttcacgccgaaaactgtgctaatagacaaaattctctcacttatggtaggtaattttaactctgctctcatgttaactattctcgtggactttggagccccaagaatgagacgcatagcttcattttgcaaggtttcaagagatttcagctctttgtcagtatacagtgtgagatgtagagcattgtagtcaatcacagagcgtataaatgatacataaaacattctagcaagtctcacgttaagtccatgattgacaccaagaaggacccgcaagggctttaatctctcccaaagtctcctcttgagagaagaaaggtacccagggtcgttaatggggacaccaaggtatctgtaagactcgcagttctcaaatgctcgcccatctatatgataattggctggtggaataccacatggaatgagggcacgagttttctgtacagagataaggaggccacattcctcagctctagtagcaaaagcatcgagcagaacttgcattctaggcacggtggcagcctgtaaacatatatcatcagcataacaaatgacagtgtcttcattattagttggaagatctttaataagtttatgcatcagaacgttgaacaacaagggactgaggacccctccttgtggagttcccagttcaaagtgtttgctctctgtgcttttaacaccattaaacaaaacatatgctgttcgattagacaaatagccctttatccatttcagtaattttccttgtattcccagctcggcaagctgttccagtatgatttctctgtttgctgtatcaaaagctgctgctaggtcgattaagactgtttgaggggaagcttcaatatgtgcgaagtactcagcaaaacagtgttgtgtactgagcccaggcataaatccaaacagttgaggtgacaggtgcccctgtatacgatacatgagtcggttaagaacaatacgttcaagcactttacaaacacacaatgttagagatatgggtctataattatctgagtggggTTTGGGGATggaaacaatgacactctttgtccaagcatcaggtaatactccttcacgtaaactcattctgtacaacactaatagtggattacctggtacgtgtgagactaatctcagtagactgtaagtaataccatcctctccaggagcagttgattttcccatctttagtgcatgatttaattcccattcagttacatcattaaggtcagacacgtcgatagctgtacaggaaagattgatggttcgttgtctgttggggcgtgtgtcatcaagttcgtgctatatgttaattgggagtgaatcgtagcttgatgttagtgcccattgatcaaggaggatgtttgcttgttctagtgggctgtggtgcagcggtttggttgggctgcttctagagatttttcgtatcttttcccaaacttctacaagtgttgtttgctcatttatactttgtaggaactcttctcaatgtttattacgtataacgttgctcatgtctctcacctctctatttgcaactagaaatgcatgcaagtcaccttgtgctttggttcgtttgtacgtatctccaagtgctttactcgttcatgttctttaacaaatacggggtcaaggacccacttgggtggtggcaggtgttgcccacttctgctaggcttacgaccttttccccaacacacccatgtgtcgtagtaggtagtaatcgtatcaacgagatctctggagaagtcttgtacattcgttattgtgtaatcttgataccattttgatatacaattaataaagtggtcatgcaagccatatggaatattcattttcagtctctgatgtctattaagtACATCACACTgtccctcataggaagcagaaactgcatagtgatcactaaccaaatgatttaccaacgaacattccatcctatcttgcacaaggtttctacccattacataatcaagtctgcctcctaataaatgagtttgggtatccgtagtatacacggttaatctgttgtcataaacatatttgataaatttgcatccattatcgttgttagtactgtctcccagcgtaatatgtctagcattaaaatctcccatgtatattgtcccatgattgtctcgaTCTGGGAGCAAtgctacattgagtttctggcttctggcatatacgttgaggaatgaaaagtggcctgctgtagtttgtacatgaaagtgatggtactgtgtgtgtacattgtgtgacgtgctcacaagaatgtgcggtaaatcacttctgacgtatgttaataggcctgtggcgttactgttaataggcctgtggcgttactgttaataggcctgtggcgttaggatgcataccctctgatctttggtggggttttgtttatcatattggacgtgtagggctcctgtaaaccaattatatctatgttgttactggtaacatatgcaattaggtcattcagtcttttgttgatgctacgaatgttccaactgagaaacctaatggttcttgtgtcaacagcggccatcgtcttggtgttgttcctccctgggactggtggtcccattgttgtcctcgtcccacttacacaatgtgtcaataagtgactctacgacgtaaagagccacaccaacctggcgtttggtgtcgtcaggaacatctggtgacatcatcagtttcttgatcactgagcaactcgggatggtccgcgagtgaatgttctctgtaagtcgtatggcataattactgtcactcagagttttatctttttcattctcgtATTTGGCTTGAGCGCGTTCCTTAAGGTCGTGAACCATTTTAAAATATTCTGATGCAGgtcgacttccttttccagttaatgtttctgtgtcactatcactgctgtcatccctgagttgactgacggcgtcgctgccaccgcctccgttgtcgctATCATCTCTGTtgtcgccgccgccgccgccgcttccgccgctgctgccgccgccgctgctgccgccgccgctgccgccgccgctgccgccgctgctgccgctgccgccgctgctgccgaCGCCGCCGCTGGggccgctgccgccgccgctgccgccgccgctgccgccgccgctgccgccgctgccaccgctgccgccgtcaccaccaccacaggaacctttaccagTGCGGGCCACGGGTGTGACACAGCAGCATGGAGGCTGATAACTAATcattgacagaacaactgaccactaccgtaccttcctcatagcaaatatGGACATAACGCCTCCAGTACAACAAGAAATTTACATTCAGGTTATACAGTAAAGCAGTAATAGGCAACCTCACAAATGCACTTCGCAATATTAATTGGGAATcgga carries:
- the LOC138371899 gene encoding uncharacterized protein — encoded protein: MISYQPPCCCVTPVARTGKGSCGGGDGGSGGSGGSGGGSGGGSGGGSGPSGGVGSSGGSGSSGGSGGGSGGGSSGGGSSGGSGGGGGDNRDDSDNGGGGSDAVSQLRDDSSDSDTETLTGKGSRPASEYFKMVHDLKERAQAKYENEKDKTLSDNKLPVIYADWEKTTLDNNQNTGTDSLENRSSSVEEEGKLNYIDPPACAHAEPSIILGDYNARHKDIGGSRFSNVSVKALTSSKCLSRDLTFKLITEIL